A genomic segment from Helicobacter sp. NHP19-012 encodes:
- a CDS encoding LeoA/HP0731 family dynamin-like GTPase, whose product MQGLDKSGQMGALLDALAEFMREGEGLGMVEERGFEEKITHAKEQGILQVVLVGEFSCGKTSIAAAWLGDLEQAKKMKIAHEESTDEVKTYPVKGGIVLVDTPGLFGFKEKYGANGVQKYKDITKKYVSEAHLVLYVMNPSNPIKESQHEELRWLFQELDLLPRSVFVLSKFDEVVNLKNEEGYKRTLEIKKETVCKELQGIISLEQAQKLDIVAVAANPYDEGIDHWLKHPEEFGQLSRIGLLQQATEAKIKANGAQHLALESVKSTMIALLHPPLKKGRAALEAVRQEMETLDEKRRGMSLEFEHLKETIDNAETSLEAFCKQHFERLLEALSQTDLHNIKDFIERWIGEEGEVLRHVLEERFKLEEDELRLEFAEIGNKWKEEGMGGAYHFQYQKSDFEEFLSTLKNLFGSAAFAGLLTSLSKTLMGILGKAGSVIKWGSGILAIITAFLEVADLVMQEKAKKELEKFKKDLKKKLEVLQKEVLALIKKHHAQVLQACQASQDTDLTKLEQEIQDRQARKETLENWLNKGVAIEAQIGPKPTQAKG is encoded by the coding sequence GTGCAAGGATTAGACAAGAGCGGACAAATGGGGGCTCTCTTAGATGCGCTGGCGGAATTTATGCGCGAGGGGGAGGGGCTGGGGATGGTTGAAGAGAGGGGCTTTGAGGAAAAGATCACCCATGCCAAAGAGCAGGGTATATTACAGGTAGTGCTGGTGGGGGAGTTTTCTTGTGGCAAAACCTCCATTGCAGCGGCGTGGCTTGGGGATTTAGAGCAAGCTAAAAAAATGAAAATCGCCCATGAGGAATCTACGGATGAGGTGAAAACTTATCCAGTCAAGGGGGGCATTGTGTTGGTGGATACTCCCGGACTCTTTGGCTTTAAAGAAAAATACGGGGCAAATGGCGTGCAAAAATACAAGGACATCACTAAAAAGTATGTGAGCGAGGCGCATTTAGTGCTGTATGTGATGAACCCAAGTAACCCCATTAAAGAGAGTCAGCACGAAGAGTTGCGCTGGCTGTTTCAAGAGCTCGATCTCTTGCCTAGAAGCGTGTTTGTGCTCTCTAAATTTGATGAGGTGGTGAATCTCAAAAACGAAGAAGGCTACAAACGCACATTAGAGATCAAAAAAGAGACGGTGTGCAAGGAGTTACAAGGGATCATTAGTCTCGAGCAAGCCCAAAAGCTAGACATTGTGGCTGTGGCGGCTAACCCCTATGATGAGGGCATCGATCATTGGCTCAAACACCCTGAAGAGTTTGGGCAACTCTCACGTATAGGTCTTTTACAGCAAGCCACAGAGGCAAAAATTAAGGCCAATGGGGCGCAGCACTTGGCTTTAGAATCTGTAAAGAGCACCATGATTGCGCTCTTGCACCCCCCACTTAAAAAAGGCAGAGCAGCACTAGAGGCGGTGCGCCAAGAGATGGAGACTTTAGATGAGAAGCGCCGAGGCATGTCTTTAGAGTTTGAGCATCTCAAAGAAACCATAGACAACGCCGAGACATCTTTAGAGGCATTTTGCAAGCAACATTTTGAGCGTTTGCTAGAGGCCCTTAGCCAAACAGACCTTCACAACATCAAAGACTTTATAGAACGCTGGATAGGCGAGGAGGGTGAGGTGCTTAGGCACGTCTTAGAGGAAAGATTTAAGCTAGAGGAGGATGAGTTGCGCTTGGAGTTTGCAGAAATTGGCAACAAATGGAAAGAAGAGGGGATGGGCGGGGCTTATCATTTTCAGTATCAAAAATCCGATTTTGAGGAATTTTTAAGCACACTTAAAAATCTCTTTGGGAGCGCGGCGTTTGCGGGGTTATTGACAAGCCTTTCTAAAACTTTGATGGGGATTTTGGGAAAAGCGGGGAGTGTCATTAAGTGGGGGAGCGGCATTTTAGCCATTATAACTGCTTTTCTAGAGGTGGCTGATTTAGTGATGCAAGAGAAGGCAAAAAAAGAGTTGGAGAAATTTAAAAAAGACCTTAAGAAAAAATTAGAGGTACTGCAAAAAGAAGTGCTAGCCCTCATTAAAAAACACCATGCCCAAGTCCTTCAAGCTTGCCAAGCCTCACAAGACACCGATCTTACTAAGTTAGAACAAGAGATTCAAGACCGCCAAGCGCGCAAAGAAACCCTAGAAAACTGGCTGAACAAGGGCGTAGCCATAGAGGCGCAAATCGGCCCTAAGCCCACGCAAGCAAAAGGCTAA
- a CDS encoding heavy metal translocating P-type ATPase → MALLLENIHCAACVWLIEHVLLKQKGIYGVQTNYTTQRAFVRFEPTEIDIAAILDAVAAIGYQAQVYDPRVQDNHAKKQQEKAFIALVVGVFASMNIMFIAIADYAGYFSGMDIHMAFKLHIASWALASLALFITGAVFLKGAFYGLKHGVVGMDLSVSVGALGVYLYSIYATFSGARPYFESVSMLITLVYLSKFLELKAKHRANALLDSLQSALPLQVAVVELEEGQIKRVLKDPQDIEVGALVEVLPGECVALDGVLESENAEVSTQAFNGESLPTTLEKGQSVLSGCVNLSGAFTYRVGAPFKASFLSQMVELVQKSFLEKPKLQERADKLARYFSTAVLALAGLGFVFWAFMASIAQGFFVAMSVVVVACPCAFALAAPIALVLGSNAAFKKGVLFKKNSSLESLAKASTLFLDKTGTLTKSLLQVQSRSTHAPYDLGQLLGLLWHNPHPIAKSLCAFFKEQAQPALVENLKQENGGLEARCGGHILHGGSVAYLESKGVAVGDLKADFVYSVDRKLKASFSLQASLKPQALEVVQGLKSIRLKIAILSGDGSPSVFKIAKELDLPCFAPLSPQEKLAHVQSALAQKEVVVMVGDGLNDTASLATSQVSMCMHEGHDLSLLYSDIILLNNSLEGVQIAFNVAKSTHQRIKQNLAISALYNALFIPLALCGAITPLIAAVGMGLSSLLVVANSFRLRL, encoded by the coding sequence GTGGCGCTGCTGCTGGAGAACATCCATTGCGCCGCCTGTGTGTGGCTCATTGAGCATGTACTTTTGAAACAAAAAGGCATTTATGGCGTGCAGACCAATTACACCACGCAGCGGGCGTTTGTGCGCTTTGAGCCAACAGAAATCGACATCGCCGCCATTTTAGATGCGGTGGCGGCGATCGGCTATCAGGCGCAAGTGTATGACCCTAGGGTGCAAGACAACCACGCCAAAAAGCAACAAGAAAAAGCCTTCATCGCCCTTGTAGTGGGGGTGTTTGCCAGCATGAATATCATGTTCATTGCCATCGCCGACTATGCGGGCTACTTTTCGGGCATGGACATACATATGGCGTTTAAGCTGCACATCGCCTCGTGGGCGCTCGCCTCGCTTGCGCTTTTCATCACGGGGGCGGTGTTTTTAAAAGGGGCGTTTTATGGCTTAAAACACGGCGTGGTGGGCATGGATCTCAGTGTGAGCGTGGGCGCACTGGGCGTGTATCTTTACTCCATTTACGCCACCTTTAGCGGGGCGCGCCCTTATTTTGAGTCGGTGAGCATGCTCATCACCTTGGTGTATCTTTCTAAATTTTTAGAGCTTAAAGCCAAGCACCGCGCCAACGCTCTATTAGACAGCCTGCAAAGTGCCCTACCCTTGCAGGTGGCGGTGGTTGAGCTTGAGGAGGGGCAAATTAAAAGGGTGCTCAAAGACCCGCAGGACATAGAGGTGGGTGCACTGGTGGAGGTCTTGCCCGGGGAGTGTGTGGCGCTTGATGGCGTGCTAGAGAGTGAAAACGCAGAAGTGAGCACCCAAGCCTTTAATGGGGAGAGTTTGCCGACCACTTTAGAAAAAGGGCAAAGCGTGCTCTCGGGTTGTGTCAATTTGTCGGGGGCTTTCACCTACAGGGTGGGCGCGCCCTTTAAAGCCTCGTTTTTAAGTCAAATGGTGGAGCTCGTGCAAAAAAGCTTTTTAGAAAAGCCCAAATTGCAAGAGAGGGCGGACAAACTCGCCCGCTATTTTAGCACGGCGGTGCTCGCACTCGCAGGGCTGGGCTTTGTCTTTTGGGCGTTTATGGCAAGCATAGCGCAGGGCTTTTTTGTGGCGATGAGCGTAGTCGTGGTCGCCTGCCCCTGCGCCTTTGCTTTGGCTGCGCCCATTGCCTTGGTGCTAGGCAGCAACGCCGCTTTTAAAAAGGGGGTTTTGTTTAAGAAAAACAGCAGTTTAGAAAGCCTAGCCAAGGCAAGCACTTTATTTTTAGACAAGACGGGCACGCTCACTAAGAGTTTATTGCAAGTGCAAAGCCGCAGCACACACGCCCCCTATGATTTGGGGCAACTTTTGGGCTTGCTGTGGCACAACCCTCATCCCATTGCCAAGAGTTTATGTGCTTTCTTTAAAGAGCAGGCACAGCCCGCCCTCGTAGAAAACCTCAAACAAGAAAACGGCGGGCTTGAAGCGCGTTGCGGGGGGCATATCTTGCATGGCGGGTCGGTGGCGTATTTAGAAAGTAAGGGCGTGGCGGTGGGGGATTTAAAGGCGGACTTTGTCTACAGCGTGGATCGCAAATTAAAGGCGAGTTTTAGCTTGCAGGCAAGTTTAAAGCCCCAAGCCCTAGAAGTGGTGCAAGGCTTAAAGTCTATAAGGTTAAAGATCGCTATTTTAAGCGGGGATGGCTCGCCTAGCGTGTTTAAGATTGCTAAAGAGTTAGATTTGCCCTGTTTTGCCCCTTTAAGCCCGCAAGAAAAATTAGCGCATGTGCAAAGTGCCCTAGCACAAAAGGAGGTCGTGGTGATGGTGGGCGATGGCTTGAACGACACGGCGAGCCTCGCTACAAGCCAAGTGTCTATGTGCATGCACGAGGGGCATGACTTGAGCCTGCTTTATAGCGACATTATCTTGCTCAACAACAGTCTAGAGGGGGTGCAAATCGCCTTCAATGTAGCCAAAAGCACCCACCAGCGCATCAAACAAAACCTCGCCATCAGCGCGCTTTACAACGCCCTTTTTATCCCCCTAGCCCTGTGCGGCGCGATCACACCCCTAATTGCTGCTGTTGGCATGGGGCTTAGCTCGCTCTTGGTGGTGGCTAACAGCTTTAGATTGCGCTTGTAA
- the lolA gene encoding LolA-like outer membrane lipoprotein chaperone, whose amino-acid sequence MRAYLFVLCFQFLVSAPLQFASLSAHFKQVVLGTTPSPINPTYEGQILAKIPFFARWSYTKPSPKEVYMQDKQVIIYEPRLLQATYTKLNKALNFFAILKKAERQKDGRYKAKINHTIYYLTLKNGLPYKLNYTDKMQSQVQITFSQVKTNIPLAPSLFQFTPPAGIEIIKQ is encoded by the coding sequence ATGCGCGCCTATCTGTTTGTCCTTTGTTTCCAGTTTTTAGTTTCTGCTCCCTTGCAGTTTGCTAGCCTAAGCGCCCACTTTAAGCAGGTGGTGCTGGGCACAACCCCCTCGCCCATCAATCCCACCTATGAGGGGCAAATTTTAGCCAAGATCCCCTTTTTTGCTAGGTGGAGCTACACCAAGCCCAGCCCTAAAGAGGTCTATATGCAGGACAAGCAAGTCATCATCTACGAGCCAAGATTACTACAAGCCACCTATACGAAATTAAACAAAGCCCTAAATTTCTTTGCCATCCTTAAAAAAGCCGAGCGGCAAAAAGACGGGCGTTACAAAGCCAAGATCAACCACACCATCTACTACCTGACCCTAAAAAACGGCTTGCCCTATAAACTCAACTACACCGATAAAATGCAAAGCCAAGTTCAGATCACTTTTAGCCAAGTGAAAACAAACATCCCCCTAGCCCCTAGCCTCTTTCAATTTACCCCCCCCGCCGGCATTGAAATCATCAAGCAATAG
- a CDS encoding saccharopine dehydrogenase family protein, translated as MLTVLQIGAGGVGRVVAHKLVQNRHLFERVVLASRTLSKCQAIANSVKAKGLGEIICEQVDADSVQEVVALIEKYKPKVVLNIALPYQDLTIMQACLQTKTNYLDTANYEHPDLAKFEYKEQWAFDKAYKDAQIFALLGSGFDPGVTNVFCAHAQKHHFDEIYNIDILDCNAGTHPYPFATNFNPEINLREVSARGRYYENGAWIETAPLEIKQTWAYPEIGERASYLLYHEELESLVKHIKGLKRIRFFMTFSDNYLNHMRCLGNVGMLGIEPIEVPLVDGKVGKVVPIQILKQLLPDPANLAGQTTGKTNIGCYIHGTKNKKEKRLYIYNVCDHQKCYEEVGAQAISYTTGVPAVVGAMMICKGIWGGENSKGVFNLEQLDPDPFLAELEKQGLKTEVIER; from the coding sequence ATGCTCACGGTCTTACAAATTGGAGCGGGGGGCGTGGGGCGCGTGGTGGCACACAAGCTCGTCCAAAACCGCCACTTATTTGAAAGGGTGGTGCTGGCTAGCCGCACCTTGTCTAAATGCCAAGCCATCGCTAATAGTGTGAAAGCCAAGGGGCTAGGCGAAATCATCTGCGAGCAAGTGGATGCTGACAGCGTGCAGGAAGTCGTGGCGTTGATTGAGAAATACAAACCTAAAGTGGTCTTAAACATCGCCCTACCTTACCAAGATCTCACCATCATGCAAGCATGTCTACAAACAAAAACAAACTACCTAGACACCGCCAACTATGAACACCCCGACCTTGCCAAGTTTGAGTATAAAGAGCAGTGGGCGTTTGACAAGGCCTATAAAGATGCGCAGATTTTTGCGCTTTTAGGCAGCGGCTTTGATCCGGGCGTAACCAATGTCTTTTGCGCCCACGCCCAAAAGCATCATTTTGATGAAATCTACAACATCGACATTTTAGACTGCAACGCCGGCACGCACCCCTACCCCTTTGCCACCAACTTCAATCCCGAGATCAATTTAAGGGAGGTGAGCGCAAGGGGCCGTTACTACGAAAACGGGGCGTGGATCGAAACCGCCCCCCTAGAGATCAAACAAACTTGGGCGTACCCTGAGATTGGCGAAAGGGCTTCTTACTTGCTCTACCACGAGGAATTGGAGTCCCTAGTTAAACACATTAAGGGACTAAAACGCATCCGCTTTTTTATGACCTTCTCGGACAACTACCTTAACCATATGCGTTGTTTGGGCAATGTGGGGATGTTGGGCATTGAACCCATAGAAGTGCCCTTAGTCGATGGCAAAGTGGGTAAAGTCGTGCCCATCCAAATTTTAAAACAGCTCTTGCCCGATCCAGCTAATCTTGCAGGTCAAACCACGGGCAAAACCAACATCGGGTGCTACATCCACGGCACAAAAAACAAGAAAGAAAAACGGCTTTATATTTATAATGTCTGTGACCACCAAAAATGTTATGAAGAAGTCGGCGCACAAGCCATCAGCTACACCACGGGCGTGCCCGCTGTGGTGGGGGCGATGATGATCTGTAAGGGCATTTGGGGGGGTGAAAACTCTAAGGGGGTGTTTAATTTAGAGCAGCTCGACCCCGATCCTTTCTTAGCAGAACTAGAAAAACAGGGCTTAAAAACTGAAGTGATCGAACGCTAG
- a CDS encoding ATP-binding protein, with amino-acid sequence MHSHPSTASARKELAKITEIFSQSKKHPIFGAWLESARADFEGLKSQSLRRLEDLETEQKPKITIALFGETNAGKSTLIEALRLFFNEPGKALEQRLFQEARGDTTPLADGAIIDAHIDFTQAITPYTFTLANGGGGYPIRHARNRGR; translated from the coding sequence ATGCATTCACACCCAAGCACTGCTAGTGCGAGAAAGGAATTAGCTAAAATCACCGAGATTTTTAGCCAATCAAAGAAACACCCAATCTTTGGGGCGTGGTTGGAAAGCGCGCGAGCAGATTTTGAAGGGCTGAAGTCCCAAAGTTTAAGACGGCTAGAAGACTTAGAAACAGAGCAAAAGCCGAAGATTACGATCGCCCTTTTTGGTGAAACCAATGCGGGCAAATCCACGCTCATTGAGGCGTTGCGCCTTTTTTTCAACGAGCCAGGCAAGGCATTAGAACAGCGTTTGTTTCAAGAAGCGCGGGGGGACACAACGCCTTTAGCCGATGGGGCGATCATTGATGCCCACATAGATTTTACCCAAGCGATCACCCCTTACACCTTCACCCTTGCTAATGGGGGGGGAGGTTACCCTATTAGACATGCCCGGAATCGAGGGCGATGA
- the pseC gene encoding UDP-4-amino-4,6-dideoxy-N-acetyl-beta-L-altrosamine transaminase — MNPYSTQCIDTDDLKAVQQALQGAHLAQGPLVEKFERALADYLGVKHVVVCTNATSALFMLYQALDLAHSKAITTPLSFVATTNMLLATKATPIFCDIGQDGNIDPALLENCLQEGVKAVVSVDYGGASVDIPAIKAFCARHGLLFISDSSHAFGGAYAGVKIGALADASVFSFHAIKSITTAEGGAVATNDHALYQRLKLLISHGVEKDGWDTQVQTLGFNFRMNELQAALGLSQLKKVDTFIAKREEIACLYDNLFKDNPYFTCLHAKLSPKVKSANHLYPILLKPFLWGRKTQILDALLQAQMGVQVHYKPIHTFKLYENLLGKQSLPKAESFYKAEISLPCHQKMSLALAKHTAQTLLEILGGF, encoded by the coding sequence ATCAACCCCTACAGCACACAATGTATCGACACAGACGACTTAAAAGCGGTGCAACAAGCCTTGCAAGGGGCGCATTTGGCGCAGGGCCCTTTAGTGGAGAAGTTTGAAAGGGCGTTGGCGGATTACTTGGGCGTAAAGCATGTCGTGGTTTGCACGAACGCCACGAGTGCGCTTTTCATGCTCTATCAGGCATTAGACTTAGCCCACTCTAAAGCCATCACCACGCCCCTAAGTTTTGTGGCGACCACGAACATGCTCTTAGCGACCAAAGCCACACCCATTTTTTGCGACATCGGACAAGATGGCAACATTGACCCCGCACTTTTAGAAAATTGTTTGCAAGAGGGAGTGAAGGCTGTGGTGAGCGTGGATTACGGGGGGGCGAGCGTGGATATTCCTGCCATTAAAGCCTTTTGCGCTAGGCATGGCTTGCTTTTTATCAGTGATAGCTCACACGCCTTTGGGGGGGCGTATGCGGGCGTGAAAATCGGTGCGCTTGCCGATGCGAGCGTGTTTAGCTTCCACGCCATTAAATCCATCACCACCGCCGAGGGCGGGGCAGTTGCCACGAACGACCACGCTCTTTATCAGCGGCTCAAACTGCTCATCTCCCACGGAGTGGAAAAAGACGGCTGGGACACACAGGTGCAGACTTTGGGTTTTAACTTCCGCATGAATGAATTACAAGCTGCTTTGGGGCTAAGCCAGCTTAAAAAAGTGGATACCTTCATCGCTAAAAGAGAAGAAATTGCTTGCTTGTATGACAACTTGTTTAAAGACAACCCCTATTTTACTTGTTTGCACGCCAAATTAAGCCCCAAAGTTAAAAGTGCCAACCATTTATACCCCATTTTGCTAAAGCCCTTTTTGTGGGGGCGAAAAACCCAAATCTTAGACGCACTTTTACAAGCCCAAATGGGCGTGCAGGTGCACTACAAGCCCATACACACCTTTAAACTCTATGAAAATCTACTAGGCAAGCAGTCCCTACCTAAAGCCGAGAGTTTCTATAAAGCTGAAATCTCTTTACCCTGCCACCAAAAAATGAGTTTAGCTCTTGCTAAGCACACCGCCCAAACTTTATTGGAGATTTTGGGGGGGTTTTGA
- the gltS gene encoding sodium/glutamate symporter, with product MAKVIEFNVYATLVCMVGVLLLGRFVIRHVKFLKDYDIPDPVVGGVIVAFVIMLAHHFYNFKLVLDSSLKEPLMLTFFITIGLSADFASLKKGGKMLVVFLIAVGIFVIVQDLVGVGVASMIGVNPLMGLLGGSISLTGGHGTSAAWSSTFSQAPYNFPQSLEVSIVCATFGLVSGGIIGGPVACYLIKRYKLEPNKQTTEQQEHEPMLVFEAPKQERLITANSFIESLALVSIALLVGTFIAKHATSVHLGSFTLPTLPTFVWCLFVGVLLRNISTYSNIHKVFDREIGVIGNVSLSLFLAFALMSINLMELVNLALPIAIILTVQVAVMILYSVFVTFRMCGKSYDAAVLSAGHCGFGLGATPTAMVNMQTITNHYGPSHVAFIVVPLVGAFFVDIINALTIKGFLALPFHY from the coding sequence ATGGCAAAGGTGATCGAGTTTAATGTTTATGCGACTTTGGTTTGTATGGTGGGGGTCTTGCTTTTAGGGCGCTTTGTGATCCGCCATGTGAAGTTTCTTAAAGACTACGACATCCCCGATCCTGTGGTGGGGGGGGTGATCGTTGCCTTTGTGATCATGCTCGCCCATCACTTCTACAACTTTAAACTCGTGCTCGATTCCAGCCTCAAAGAGCCTTTAATGCTGACCTTTTTCATCACCATAGGCTTGAGTGCGGACTTTGCCTCCCTAAAAAAGGGGGGTAAAATGCTCGTGGTGTTCTTGATCGCCGTGGGTATCTTTGTGATCGTGCAGGACTTGGTGGGCGTGGGTGTGGCAAGCATGATTGGCGTGAATCCTTTAATGGGCTTACTTGGCGGCTCAATTTCGCTCACCGGCGGGCATGGCACTAGTGCGGCGTGGTCCTCCACCTTCTCGCAGGCCCCCTACAACTTCCCCCAAAGCTTGGAAGTCTCCATCGTGTGCGCCACCTTTGGGCTAGTGAGTGGGGGGATCATCGGTGGGCCCGTGGCGTGCTACTTGATCAAACGCTACAAACTCGAGCCTAACAAACAAACAACAGAACAACAAGAACACGAGCCCATGCTCGTCTTTGAAGCCCCTAAACAAGAGCGCCTCATCACGGCTAATAGCTTCATTGAGAGTTTGGCGTTGGTGAGCATCGCGCTTCTTGTGGGGACTTTCATCGCCAAACACGCCACTTCCGTGCATTTGGGTAGTTTCACCCTACCCACCCTACCCACCTTTGTGTGGTGCTTGTTTGTGGGCGTGCTTTTAAGAAACATCTCCACTTACAGCAACATCCATAAAGTCTTTGATCGCGAAATCGGTGTGATCGGCAATGTGAGCCTGAGCCTCTTTCTCGCCTTTGCTTTAATGAGCATCAATCTCATGGAGCTTGTGAATTTAGCTTTACCCATTGCCATTATCCTCACCGTGCAGGTGGCGGTGATGATCCTTTATAGCGTGTTTGTCACCTTTCGCATGTGTGGCAAAAGCTATGATGCGGCGGTGCTAAGCGCGGGGCATTGTGGCTTTGGGCTAGGCGCAACCCCCACGGCGATGGTGAACATGCAAACCATCACCAACCACTACGGGCCAAGCCATGTCGCCTTCATTGTCGTGCCCTTGGTGGGGGCGTTTTTCGTAGACATCATCAACGCGTTGACCATTAAAGGCTTTCTAGCCCTGCCCTTCCACTACTAA
- a CDS encoding heavy metal translocating P-type ATPase metal-binding domain-containing protein — MPNCTHCKLPCQNEVLTLEQENTPPLVFCCAGCKQVYTLLHDLQLESFYDKLGAKPLAPIAPQSPRQGALQLQSLFRQIHHAPRKWATRSGAAAGEHPLRRLCVAH, encoded by the coding sequence TTGCCTAATTGCACCCATTGTAAACTGCCCTGCCAAAACGAAGTTTTAACCTTAGAGCAGGAAAACACCCCCCCCCTTGTCTTTTGCTGTGCGGGCTGCAAGCAGGTTTATACGCTTTTGCACGACCTGCAACTAGAGAGCTTTTACGACAAATTAGGCGCAAAACCCCTAGCCCCCATCGCCCCCCAAAGCCCACGCCAAGGAGCATTACAGCTCCAAAGCCTTTTTAGACAAATTCACCACGCCCCTAGAAAATGGGCTACTAGAAGTGGCGCTGCTGCTGGAGAACATCCATTGCGCCGCCTGTGTGTGGCTCATTGA
- a CDS encoding tRNA1(Val) (adenine(37)-N6)-methyltransferase, with amino-acid sequence MRFYQPLKGYAYNSTSLFLAHFATPFIKRGDKLLDIGAGCGVVGLLCAREFKNPLDLVEIDYEMAFFARLNCQNAPHARVHHSDFLNCPLEPNSYAVVLSNPPYYPKNSLKSPHSQKAQATNQSYLPLLDFCAKAAQLLKPQGYFVLCYHASLADSLLAALQQAKLKPALLRFVHPFKNHKASLILCAARKNSKSYLRIDPPLITHNSKNQQDNTPEVAHIYEKFKTHSIKASLA; translated from the coding sequence ATGAGATTTTACCAGCCCCTCAAGGGCTACGCCTACAACAGCACGAGCTTGTTTTTAGCCCACTTTGCCACGCCTTTTATTAAAAGGGGCGATAAGCTCTTAGACATCGGGGCGGGCTGCGGGGTGGTGGGGCTGCTTTGCGCTAGGGAGTTTAAAAACCCCCTAGATTTGGTGGAGATCGATTATGAAATGGCATTTTTTGCACGGCTCAATTGCCAAAACGCCCCCCACGCTAGAGTGCACCACAGCGACTTTTTAAATTGCCCCCTAGAGCCCAATTCTTACGCCGTGGTGCTCTCCAATCCCCCCTACTACCCCAAAAACAGCCTCAAAAGCCCGCATAGCCAAAAAGCCCAAGCCACCAACCAAAGCTACTTGCCCTTGTTAGACTTTTGCGCCAAAGCCGCACAGCTGTTAAAACCACAGGGCTACTTTGTGCTCTGCTACCACGCCAGCCTCGCCGATAGCCTGCTTGCTGCCTTGCAACAAGCCAAGTTAAAGCCCGCCCTGCTACGCTTCGTCCATCCCTTTAAAAACCACAAGGCGAGTTTAATTTTATGTGCCGCGAGAAAAAACAGCAAGAGCTATTTAAGGATAGACCCGCCCTTAATCACGCACAACTCCAAAAACCAACAAGACAACACCCCCGAGGTGGCACACATCTATGAAAAATTTAAAACCCACAGCATCAAGGCCTCCCTTGCCTAA
- the ribD gene encoding bifunctional diaminohydroxyphosphoribosylaminopyrimidine deaminase/5-amino-6-(5-phosphoribosylamino)uracil reductase RibD — protein sequence MRACIERAWQSQTLALPNPSVACALLSPTNEVLALQAHTKAHTPHAEVLALRQAFNALSSTPYPAHLDPLDKEANYRFLAQNHSGLFKDCTLVVTLEPCNHFGKTPPCAALLEQVRPKRVVVGALETSAKASGGLKRLKQTGIEVLSGVLEKPCNDLLTPFMCLENKGAFNLFKIATRLDGSYLGKISGQESQIFTHNQRTIANHLIISGKSVRTDRPTLNARLATPPYEGLCHVAILTRDTTPLDLSIPLFGVKGRKVQVCHEVEQLPLQQGFNVLEGGWGLFESLRNYIDMLLIHTNASLQEGTQGLAHHCTQNFKPLHSQILGQDMLAWLA from the coding sequence ATGCGTGCGTGCATAGAGCGCGCATGGCAGAGCCAGACTTTAGCCCTACCCAACCCCAGCGTGGCGTGCGCCCTGCTTAGCCCTACTAATGAAGTGCTTGCCCTACAAGCCCACACCAAAGCCCACACCCCGCATGCTGAAGTTTTAGCCCTAAGACAAGCCTTCAACGCCCTAAGCTCCACGCCCTACCCAGCCCACCTAGACCCCCTAGACAAAGAAGCCAACTACCGCTTTCTTGCCCAAAACCACAGCGGGCTTTTTAAAGATTGCACCCTCGTTGTGACCCTAGAGCCTTGCAACCACTTTGGCAAAACACCCCCCTGCGCCGCACTTTTAGAGCAAGTGCGCCCTAAAAGGGTGGTGGTGGGCGCACTAGAGACCAGCGCAAAGGCTAGTGGGGGTTTAAAGCGTCTCAAACAAACGGGCATAGAAGTTTTAAGCGGAGTGCTTGAAAAGCCCTGCAATGACCTACTCACCCCCTTTATGTGCCTAGAGAACAAGGGGGCGTTTAATCTCTTTAAAATCGCCACAAGGCTAGATGGCTCTTATTTGGGCAAAATCTCAGGGCAAGAGAGCCAAATTTTTACCCATAACCAGCGCACCATCGCAAATCACCTCATCATTTCAGGCAAGAGTGTCCGCACCGATCGCCCCACCTTAAACGCCCGCCTTGCCACCCCGCCCTATGAGGGCTTATGCCATGTCGCCATTTTAACAAGGGACACCACCCCCCTTGATTTGAGTATCCCCCTTTTTGGCGTGAAAGGGCGCAAAGTGCAGGTGTGCCACGAGGTGGAGCAACTGCCCTTACAACAAGGCTTTAATGTCCTTGAGGGTGGGTGGGGGCTCTTTGAGAGCTTGCGCAATTACATCGATATGCTCTTAATCCACACCAACGCTAGTTTGCAAGAAGGGACGCAAGGGCTAGCCCACCACTGCACCCAAAACTTTAAACCCTTGCATAGCCAAATTTTAGGGCAGGACATGTTGGCGTGGTTGGCATGA